A single genomic interval of Spinacia oleracea cultivar Varoflay chromosome 6, BTI_SOV_V1, whole genome shotgun sequence harbors:
- the LOC130462557 gene encoding transcription factor bHLH18-like, with protein sequence MEKQAFSTMEELLSAALHGEDLCYPLLGKSNTWYPESQWELEYDLVDQFITSPPSYTSNDSSEIISHNDFNDDDNNNNDDGGDNASTVKMLKTTPTGVQEPDRQSENNNKEVTKKQVVNGGGGGKRKRKRQESQVQDHILAERKRRETLAQLFISLSTLIPGLKKIDKTTILGEAIKHMKHLQEKVNALETLAAQQKTLKSMVVVKKYQLTVANDDNNDDNDNGSRNNAINFNNSIPEIQVKTTDDTLLLKVHCEQQEKIMTKLFDVVVKHHMSVVNCALIPFKNLAQDITIVTKMKEGFDLDVKGFVRSIRSILHPTS encoded by the exons ATGGAAAAACAAGCATTTTCTACAATGGAAGAACTTCTAAGTGCTGCATTACATGGTGAGGACTTATGTTATCCTCTCCTTGGTAAAAGCAACACTTGGTATCCTGAATCTCAATGGGAACTCGAGTACGACCTCGTCGATCAATTTATCACGTCACCGCCTTCTTATACTTCGAATGATAGCAGTGAAATAATAAGCCACAATGATTTCAACGAcgacgacaacaacaacaatgatgATGGAGGTGATAATGCAAGTACTGTCAAGATGTTGAAGACAACCCCAACTGGTGTTCAAGAACCCGACCGCCAATCGGAGAACAATAATAAGGAAGTGACTAAGAAGCAAGTTGTgaatggaggaggaggaggtaaGAGGAAgagaaaaaggcaagaaagccAAGTTCAAGATCACATCTTAGCTGAGAGAAAGCGTCGGGAAACACTTGCCCAATTGTTCATTTCTCTCTCAACTTTGATTCCTGGTCTTAAGAAG ATTGATAAAACCACAATCTTAGGAGAAGCGATCAAACACATGAAACACCTCCAAGAGAAAGTAAATGCACTCGAAACTTTGGCTGCTCAACAAAAGACTCTCAAGTCAATGGTGGTGGTCAAGAAATATCAATTGACAGTGGCTAATGACGACAACAACgatgataatgataatggtaGTAGGAACAATGCAATTAATTTTAACAACTCGATACCAGAAATTCAAGTTAAGACAACGGATGACACCCTTCTCTTAAAAGTACACTGTGAACAACAAGAAAAGATTATGACCAAGTTATTTGATGTTGTTGTCAAACATCATATGAGCGTCGTAAATTGTGCCCTCATACCGTTTAAAAACCTTGCCCAAGACATTACCATTGTTACAAAG ATGAAAGAGGGCTTCGACCTGGACGTGAAAGGTTTTGTTAGATCTATTCGATCCATCCTTCATCCGACTAGCTAG
- the LOC110786416 gene encoding long chain acyl-CoA synthetase 4 produces MAETKKYIYEIEPAKPEQDGKPSVGPVYRSVFAKDDLTTQNSPRIRINPKGETGANTKKKDSFVGLSLYHFLFLSRNLPLAIKTQKHIRSTNKTNALLLLPSLASQLPSPNSKITLFSRAKKRRFSTMAETKKYIYEIEPAKPEQDGKPSVGPVYRSVFAKDGFPQPPPGMETCWDIFRMSVEKYPNNPMLGHRKIVDGKAGEYVWLTYKEVYDVVIKVGNSIRHCGVGLGGRCGIYGSNSAEWIMSMEACNAHGVHCVPLYDTLGAGAVEYIICHAEISIAFVEEKKIPELVKTLPNASKYLKTLVSFGKITPEQKEEVEKLGLQMYSWDDFLQLGGDKQYELEKKDKSDICTIMYTSGTTGEPKGVLISNESIITLIAGVDRFLESANEQLDFNDVYLSYLPLAHIFDRVIEEAFISHGARIGFWRGDVKLMLEDIGELKPTVFCAVPRVLDRIYAGLQEKLRAGGLLKRSLFGFAYSRKFGNMKKGAKHSEASPIFDKIVFSKVKEGLGGRVRLILSGAAPLASHVETFLRVVACCYVLQGYGLTETCAGTFVSMPNELQMTGTVGPPVANVDVCLESVPEMGYDALAPAPRGEICVRGKTLFSGYYKREDLTKEVMIDGWFHTGDVGEWQPDGSLKIIDRKKNIFKLSQGEYVAVENLENIFGLCSAIDSIWIYGNSFQSFLVAVANPNQGALLRWAQANEINGDFNALCENPKAKEYMLEELKKIGKEKKLKGFEFIKAIHLDPMPFDIERDLLTPTFKKKRPQMLKYYQNIIDDIYKTAS; encoded by the exons ATGGCGGAGACTAAGAAATACATCTACGAGATCGAACCTGCGAAGCCGGAGCAAGACGGTAAACCTTCCGTCGGACCTGTTTATCGCAGCGTCTTCGCCAAAGACGacctaaccacccagaactcgccccgaatccggattaaccctaagggtgaaacgggtgctaacaccaaaaaaaaagataGTTTTGTAGGCCTCTCTCTATAtcactttctcttcctttcaCGGAACTTGCCACTTGCCATCAAAACTCAAAAGCATATACGGagtacaaacaaaacaaacgcTCTTCTCCTCCTTCCATCTCTCGCTTCTCAACTTCCAAGTCCCAACTCTAAAATTACTCTTTTTTCTAGAGCGAAAAAGAGAAGGTTTTCAACAATGGCGGAGACTAAGAAATACATCTACGAGATCGAACCTGCGAAGCCGGAGCAAGACGGTAAACCTTCCGTCGGACCTGTTTATCGCAGCGTCTTCGCCAAAGACGGATTTCCTCAACCTCCTCCTGGCATGGAGACGTGCTGGGATATCTTTCg TATGTCCGTGGAGAAATACCCTAACAATCCAATGCTTGGTCATCGTAAGATTGTGGATGGAAAA GCTGGAGAATATGTATGGCTTACTTATAAGGAGGTGTATGATGTAGTCATTAAAGTGGGGAATTCTATTCGTCACTGTGGTGTCGGATTG GGAGGACGTTGTGGTATCTATGGATCAAACAGTGCAGAGTGGATCATGAGCATGGAG GCCTGCAATGCCCATGGAGTTCATTGTGTTCCTTTGTATGACACTTTGG GGGCTGGTGCTGTGGAATATATAATTTGCCATGCAGAAATTTCAATTGCATTTGTAGAAGAGAAAAAGATTCCTGAG CTGGTTAAAACTTTGCCAAACGCATCAAAGTACTTGAAAA CTTTGGTTAGCTTTGGGAAGATTACACCTGAGCAGAAAGAAGAAGTTGAAAAACTTGGTTTGCAGATGTATAGTTGGGATGACTTTTTGCAATTG GGAGGTGATAAACAATATGAACTGGAGAAGAAAGACAAGAGTGATATCTGCACAATAATGTACACCAGCGGAACAACTGGTGAACCAAAGGGTGTGCTTATATCAAATGAAAGTATTATTACTCTAATCGCTGGTGTTGATCGCTTTCTAGAAAGTGCAAATGAACAG TTGGACTTCAATGATGTGTATCTATCATACCTGCCCCTGGCTCATATTTTTGATCGGGTGATTGAAGAGGCCTTTATTTCACATGGTGCACGAATAGGATTTTGGAGAGGG GATGTCAAGTTAATGCTCGAGGATATTGGAGAATTAAAGCCAACAGTTTTCTGTGCTGTTCCTCGTGTATTAGACAGAATCTACGCAG GCTTGCAAGAGAAACTTCGTGCTGGCGGTTTGCTGAAACGCTCACTTTTTGGGTTTGCATACTCACG AAAATTCGGTAACATGAAGAAGGGAGCCAAGCATTCAGAGGCGTCTCCCATTTTCGATAAAATTGTTTTCAGTAAG GTGAAGGAAGGTTTAGGTGGAAGAGTGAGACTAATACTATCTGGAGCTGCTCCTCTAGCCAGTCACGTGGAAACTTTTTTGCGTGTAGTAGCATGTTGCTATGTCTTGCAAGGATATG GTTTAACCGAAACATGTGCGGGAACATTTGTTTCGATGCCCAATGAGCTTCAGATGACTGGGACAGTTGGCCCTCCAGTGGCAAATGTGGATGTATGCCTTGAGTCAGTCCCTGAGATGGGATATGATGCTCTTGCCCCTGCACCGCGTGGTGAAATTTGTGTTAGAGGAAAAACTCTCTTCTCAGGCTATTACAAACGAGAAGACCTCACTAAGGAAGTCATGATTGACGGATGGTTCCACACAG GTGATGTTGGAGAGTGGCAGCCAGATGGAAGTCTGAAAATCATTGACCGTAAAAAGAACATTTTTAAGCTTTCACAAGGCGAGTATGTTGCAGTTGAGAACTTGGAGAACATCTTTGGACTTTGCTCTGCCATTGACTCG ATATGGATCTATGGGAATAGTTTCCAATCATTCCTCGTTGCAGTTGCTAATCCCAACCAGGGTGCACTTTTGCGTTGGGCTCAAGCAAATGAGATAAATGGGGACTTCAATGCTCTATGTGAAAACCCAAAGGCGAAGGAATACATGTTGGAAGAGCTCAAAAAGATTGGAAAAGAGAAGAAG CTAAAAGGCTTCGAGTTCATCAAAGCTATTCATCTGGATCCGATGCCCTTTGACATTGAACGTGACCTTCTAACCCCGACATTCAAAAAGAAGAGGCCACAGATGCTCAAATACTATCAG AATATCATTGATGACATATACAAGACTGCAAGTTAA